The Coregonus clupeaformis isolate EN_2021a chromosome 8, ASM2061545v1, whole genome shotgun sequence genome has a segment encoding these proteins:
- the LOC121571568 gene encoding flotillin-1 has protein sequence MFYTCGPNEAMVVSGFCRSPPVMIAGGRVFVLPCVQQIQRISLNTLTLNVKSDKVYTRHGVPISVTGIAQMKIQGQNKQMLAAACQMFMGKSEGEIAQIALETLEGHQRAIIAHLTVEEIYRDRKKFSEEVFKVASSDLVNMGISVVSYTLKDVHDDQDYLHSLGKSRTAQVQKDARIGEAQFKRDAVIREAHAMQEKISAQYVNEIQMAKAQRDYELKKASYDIEVNTKKAESEMAYQLQVAKTKQRIEEEKMQVQVVERSQQIMLQEQEITRKEKELEAKVKKPAEAERYRLEKLAEAQRAQLIMEAEAEAESIRIKGDAEAFAVEAKGRAEAEQMAKKAEAFQQYKEGAMVDMLLEQLPLMAEEISRPLAQAQKITMISSGGAEVGVAKLTGEVLDIMTRLPAAVEKLTGVNISQVTTRVG, from the exons atgttCTACACATGTGGTCCAAATGAGGCTATGGTGGTGTCAG GGTTCTGCCGTTCTCCTCCAGTAATGATTGCTGGAGGCAGAGTGTTTGTGCTTCCCTGTGTTCAGCAGATCCAGAG gATCTCCCTGAACACTCTGACGCTGAACGTGAAGAGTGATAAAGTCTACACCCGCCATGGGGTTCCCATCTCAGTCACTGGTATTGCCCAG atgAAGATCCAGGGGCAGAACAAGCAGATGCTGGCCGCAGCCTGTCAGATGTTCATGGGGAAGTCAGAGGGCGAGATCGCCCAAATAGCCCTGGAGACACTGGAGGGTCACCAGAGGGCCATCATTGCCCACCTGACTGTGGAG GAGATCTATAGGGACCGTAAGAAGTTCTCGGAGGAGGTGTTCAAGGTGGCCTCGTCCGACCTGGTCAACATGGGCATCAGCGTGGTCAGCTACACGCTCAAAGACGTTCACGACGACCAG GACTACCTCCACTCCCTGGGGAAGTCCAGGACCGCCCAGGTGCAGAAAGACGCCCGCATCGGAGAGGCCCAGTTCAAGAGGGATGCTGTGATCAGG GAGGCCCATGCCATGCAGGAGAAGATCTCAGCCCAGTATGTCAATGAGATCCAGATGGCTAAGGCTCAGAGGGACTATGAGCTGAAGAAAGCATCCTATGACATCGAGGTCAACACCAAGAAGGCAGAGTCTGAGATGGCCTACCAGTTACAG GTGGCCAAGACCAAGCAGCGCATTGAGGAGGAGAAGATGCAGGTCCAGGTGGTGGAGCGCTCTCAGCAGATCATGCTCCAGGAGCAGGAGATCACCCGCAAGGAGAAGGAGCTGGAGGCAAAGGTCAAGAAGCCTGCTGAGGCAGAGAGATACCGCCTGGAGAAGCTGGCCGAGGCCCAGCG TGCACAGCTCATCATGGAGGCAGAGGCTGAGGCAGAGTCCATTAGG ATTAAGGGAGATGCGGAGGCCTTTGCTGTGGAGGCGAAGGGGAGAGCCGAGGCGGAGCAGATGGCCAAGAAGGCTGAAGCCTTCCAGCAGTACAAGGAGGGAGCCATGGTGGACATGTTGCTGGAGCAACTACCACTG ATGGCGGAAGAGATCAGCAGGCCTCTGGCGCAGGCTCAGAAGATCACCATGATTTCCAGCGGCGGCGCCGAGGTGGGCGTGGCCAAGCTCACAGGGGAGGTGCTAGACATCATGACCCGCCTTCCAGCGGCTGTGGAGAAACTGACCGGAGTCAACATCTCACAG GTGACAACTCGTGTGGGCTGA
- the LOC121571567 gene encoding tubulin beta chain, with translation MREIVHIQAGQCGNQIGAKFWEVISDEHGIDPTGTYHGDSDLQLDRISVYYNEASGGKYVPRAVLVDLEPGTMDSVRSGPFGQIFRPDNFVFGQSGAGNNWAKGHYTEGAELVDSVLDVVRKEAESCDCLQGFQLTHSLGGGTGSGMGTLLISKIREEYPDRIMNTFSVVPSPKVSDTVVEPYNATLSVHQLVENTDETFCIDNEALYDICFRTLKLTTPTYGDLNHLVSATMSGVTTCLRFPGQLNADLRKLAVNMVPFPRLHFFIPGFAPLTSRGSQQYRALTVPELTQQVFDAKNMMAACDPRHGRYLTVAAVFRGRMSMKEVDEQMLNVQNKNSSYFVEWIPNNVKTAVCDIPPRGLKMAVTFIGNSTAIQELFKRISEQFTAMFRRKAFLHWYTGEGMDEMEFTEAESNMNDLVSEYQQYQDATAEEEGEFEEEAEEDA, from the exons ATGAGGGAAATCGTACACATTCAGGCCGGCCAGTGCGGTAACCAGATTGGGGCCAAG TTCTGGGAGGTGATCAGCGATGAACATGGTATCGACCCCACAGGCACCTACCATGGAGATAGCGACCTACAGCTGGACAGGATCAGTGTCTACTACAACGAGGCTTCAG GTGGCAAGTATGTTCCCAGAGCGGTCCTAGTGGACCTGGAGCCCGGCACCATGGATTCTGTCAGATCTGGACCCTTCGGACAGATCTTCAGACCAGACAACTTTGTGTTTG GTCAGAGCGGTGCAGGAAACAACTGGGCAAAGGGCCACTACACTGAGGGAGCAGAGTTGGTGGACTCAGTCCTGGATGTGGTGAGGAAAGAGGCTGAGAGCTGCGACTGCCTCCAGGGCTTCCAGCTCACCCACTCCCTGGGTGGGGGCACTGGCTCGGGCATGGGCACCCTGCTCATCAGCAAGATCCGTGAAGAGTACCCTGACCGCATCATGAACACCTTCAGCGTGGTGCCCTCCCCGAAAGTGTCGGACACTGTGGTGGAGCCTTACAATGCCACGCTCTCGGTTCACCAACTAGTAGAGAACACAGACGAGACCTTCTGCATTGACAACGAGGCTCTCTACGACATCTGCTTCCGTACCCTCAAACTCACCACGCCAACTTACGGAGACCTCAACCACCTGGTGTCAGCCACCATGAGCGGGGTCACCACTTGCCTGCGTTTCCCCGGCCAGCTCAACGCCGACCTCCGTAAACTGGCCGTCAACATGGTGCCTTTCCCCCGTCTCCACTTCTTCATCCCCGGCTTCGCCCCCCTCACCAGCAGGGGGAGCCAGCAGTACCGTGCCCTCACCGTGCCTGAGCTCACCCAGCAAGTGTTCGACGCCAAGAACATGATGGCCGCATGTGACCCGCGCCACGGTCGCTACCTTACTGTCGCCGCTGTCTTCCGTGGCCGCATGTCCATGAAGGAGGTGGACGAGCAGATGCTCAACGTCCAGAACAAGAACAGCAGCTACTTCGTTGAATGGATCCCCAACAATGTCAAGACAGCCGTCTGCGACATTCCTCCAAGAGGCCTCAAAATGGCAGTCACCTTCATCGGCAACAGTACAGCCATCCAGGAGCTGTTTAAGCGTATCTCTGAGCAGTTCACCGCCATGTTCCGCCGCAAGGCCTTCCTCCATTGGTACACCGGAGAGGGCATGGACGAGATGGAGTTCACTGAGGCAGAGAGCAACATGAACGACCTGGTGTCTGAGTACCAGCAGTACCAGGATGCCACCGCTGAGGAGGAGGGTGAGTTTGAGGAGGAGGCTGAGGAGGATGCTTAA